Proteins from a single region of bacterium:
- a CDS encoding (2Fe-2S)-binding protein, producing MAPRANGAGAPRDVTVTVNGRAYRGRVEPRKTLADFIREDCGLTGTHLGCEHGVCGACTILMNGEAVRSCLLFAVQADGAKLRTVEGLADGDTLHPIQQAFWEHHGLQCGFCTPGFLMTSVAFLRDNPHPSEREIREGLSGNLCRCTGYQNIV from the coding sequence ATGGCACCCCGGGCCAACGGCGCGGGCGCGCCGCGCGACGTGACGGTGACGGTGAACGGCCGCGCCTACCGCGGGCGCGTCGAGCCGCGCAAGACGCTCGCGGACTTCATCCGTGAAGACTGCGGCCTCACCGGCACGCACCTCGGCTGCGAGCACGGCGTGTGCGGCGCGTGCACCATCCTCATGAACGGCGAAGCGGTGCGATCGTGCCTGCTGTTCGCGGTGCAGGCCGACGGCGCCAAGCTGCGGACGGTCGAAGGGCTGGCCGACGGGGACACCCTCCATCCGATCCAGCAGGCGTTTTGGGAGCATCACGGGCTGCAGTGTGGTTTCTGCACACCGGGCTTCCTGATGACGTCGGTCGCCTTTCTGCGCGACAACCCGCATCCGTCCGAGCGCGAGATCCGCGAGGGGCTGTCCGGCAATCTCTGCCGCTGCACCGGCTATCAGAACATTGTCAA
- a CDS encoding xanthine dehydrogenase family protein subunit M → MKPAAFEYHAPRSVDEAVRLLAVHGDDAKILAGGQSLVPLMNMRLARPKVIVDLNRVRGLDRLGEARGVLKIGAMVRQRAAERSALVAARCPLLRDALGWVGHPQIRNRGTIGGSIAHADPAAEIPAVLVALGGEVTARGPKGTRTIRADELFVTYLTTAVDAREVLTEVRIPATPRGAGWSWMEIARRHGDFALAGVGVMLALRRGMIADARIGLTGVGPVPVRAGAAERLLTGSAPSEELWRRAADAVRGAIEPDGDLHASADYRRHVAGVLTVRALREALGRAASSGDGASGRRTVA, encoded by the coding sequence ATGAAGCCGGCCGCGTTCGAGTACCACGCGCCCCGGTCGGTCGACGAGGCGGTGCGGCTGCTCGCCGTGCACGGGGACGACGCAAAGATCCTCGCCGGCGGGCAGAGCCTCGTGCCGCTCATGAACATGCGCCTCGCGCGCCCCAAGGTGATCGTGGACCTCAACCGGGTGCGCGGGCTCGACCGGCTCGGCGAGGCGCGCGGCGTCTTGAAGATCGGGGCGATGGTCCGCCAGCGCGCGGCGGAGCGGTCGGCGCTCGTCGCGGCGCGCTGCCCGCTGCTGCGCGACGCACTCGGCTGGGTGGGCCACCCGCAGATCCGCAACCGCGGCACGATCGGGGGCAGCATCGCGCACGCGGATCCCGCCGCGGAGATCCCCGCGGTCCTCGTCGCGCTCGGCGGCGAGGTGACGGCGCGGGGCCCGAAAGGTACGCGGACGATCCGTGCGGACGAGTTGTTCGTCACATACCTCACGACGGCCGTCGACGCGCGCGAAGTGCTGACCGAAGTGCGGATCCCGGCGACGCCGCGCGGCGCGGGCTGGTCGTGGATGGAGATCGCGCGCCGCCACGGCGACTTCGCGCTCGCCGGCGTCGGGGTGATGCTCGCGCTGCGCCGCGGGATGATCGCCGATGCCCGCATCGGGCTGACCGGCGTCGGGCCGGTGCCGGTCCGGGCCGGGGCGGCGGAACGCCTCTTGACCGGGTCCGCGCCGTCTGAGGAGTTGTGGCGGCGCGCCGCGGACGCGGTGCGCGGAGCGATCGAGCCGGACGGGGACCTGCACGCGTCCGCCGACTACCGGCGCCACGTCGCCGGCGTGCTGACCGTCCGCGCGCTGCGCGAGGCGCTCGGCCGTGCCGCCTCCTCCGGCGACGGCGCGAGCGGCCGGCGGACGGTGGCGTGA
- a CDS encoding carbon monoxide dehydrogenase subunit G encodes MKLDGTNTLPAPVETVWKTINDPEALRRCTPGLKELKPAGPDRYQATLTVGIAAVKGTYAGTLSITDKQPPRHYKIVLEGSGGAGFMKGEGTVDLEAQGNETLLRWTGDIQIGGLIAGVGQRMLSGVGKMLIGQFFKCLEQQFSGAAAGPDVPGQGGE; translated from the coding sequence ATGAAACTCGACGGCACCAACACACTGCCCGCGCCGGTGGAGACGGTGTGGAAGACCATCAACGATCCGGAGGCGCTGCGCCGCTGCACTCCCGGCCTGAAGGAGCTCAAGCCGGCCGGCCCCGACCGGTATCAGGCCACACTGACGGTCGGCATCGCCGCGGTGAAGGGCACCTACGCCGGGACGCTCTCGATCACCGACAAGCAGCCGCCCAGGCACTACAAGATCGTGCTCGAGGGTTCCGGCGGAGCGGGCTTCATGAAGGGCGAAGGCACCGTCGACCTCGAGGCGCAGGGCAATGAGACGCTGCTGCGGTGGACCGGCGACATCCAAATCGGCGGCCTGATCGCCGGCGTCGGCCAGCGAATGTTGAGCGGTGTGGGCAAGATGCTGATCGGCCAGTTCTTCAAGTGTCTGGAGCAACAGTTCAGCGGCGCCGCCGCCGGCCCCGACGTCCCGGGACAGGGCGGCGAATGA
- the cutA gene encoding aerobic carbon-monoxide dehydrogenase large subunit has translation MSTRYLGARIARNEDPRLLTGRGLFVDDVQIPGLAHGAVLRSPHAHARLRRVDVRRAREAPGVLAVYTAADLGPLNGPLPKLIPHPALTHHKTQYALAPRVVRHAGEAVAFVVAESRYAAEDALDLIDVHYEPLPAVAALEAAAAPGAPRVHEDMDSNVAARYTQRVGDVEAAFARAPHRFGERLVLDRGTASPIETRGVVAAWDARAGRLDIWDSTQAPIPIRNGLARMFGLLQESVRVVAPDVGGGFGPKVMMFYPEEILVPWAAMRLGRPVKWIEDRREHFVATNQEREQIHDAEIAVDADGRILGVRTVFLYDAGAYNPYGLIVPIVASTTLPGPYRLPAYHCEFQAVFTNKTSVSPYRGAGRPHGVFVMERLLDRVARELRLDRAEVRRRNLIPPDAFPYDVGLIYQDQAPLRYDSGNYAACLDRALEMIDYAGWPARQRALRAEGRHAGLGIGCYVEGTGIGPYEGARVTVEPSGRVAVATGVGTQGQGHATSFAQLAADALGVEPKHVIVHTGDTGLFGWGTGTFASRAATVAGNAVALAAKAVREKAQLVAAGILEAPAAEIELAHGAAFVRGVPARSIPLGEVALAANPLRFAMPAEWDGPGLEAIRYFAPPQGTFANGVHACIVEVDPDTGALRFHKYVVVHDCGRVINPTVLEGQIHGGVAQGLGGAFWEQLVYDEQAQPLSTTFMDYLLPTAADLPPIEVDHLETPSPLNPLGVKGAGEAGVIPVPAVLAQALDDALAPLGVRITAMPLNPSRLVQVITDARRSP, from the coding sequence ATGAGTACGCGCTATCTCGGCGCGCGCATCGCGCGCAACGAGGACCCCCGCCTGCTGACCGGACGCGGCCTCTTCGTCGACGACGTGCAGATCCCCGGGCTTGCGCACGGCGCGGTCCTGCGCAGCCCGCACGCGCACGCGCGGCTGCGCCGGGTCGACGTGCGCCGGGCGCGGGAAGCGCCCGGCGTGCTGGCGGTGTACACCGCGGCCGACCTCGGCCCGCTGAACGGCCCCCTGCCGAAGCTGATCCCGCATCCCGCGCTCACACACCACAAGACGCAGTATGCTCTCGCGCCGCGGGTCGTGCGCCACGCCGGCGAAGCGGTCGCGTTCGTCGTCGCGGAGAGCCGCTACGCCGCCGAAGACGCGCTCGACCTGATCGACGTCCACTACGAACCGCTCCCCGCGGTCGCCGCGCTGGAGGCGGCGGCGGCGCCGGGCGCGCCCCGCGTCCACGAAGACATGGACTCGAACGTCGCCGCCCGCTACACGCAACGCGTCGGAGACGTCGAGGCGGCGTTCGCGCGCGCCCCGCACCGGTTCGGGGAGCGGCTTGTGCTCGACCGCGGCACCGCCTCGCCGATTGAGACGCGCGGCGTCGTCGCCGCGTGGGACGCCCGCGCGGGACGGCTCGACATCTGGGACAGCACGCAGGCGCCGATCCCGATCCGCAACGGACTTGCGCGAATGTTCGGGCTCTTACAGGAATCCGTGCGCGTCGTCGCGCCGGACGTCGGCGGCGGCTTCGGGCCGAAGGTCATGATGTTCTACCCGGAGGAAATCCTGGTCCCGTGGGCCGCGATGCGGCTCGGCCGGCCGGTGAAGTGGATCGAAGACCGGCGCGAGCACTTCGTCGCGACCAACCAGGAGCGGGAGCAGATCCACGACGCGGAGATCGCCGTCGACGCGGACGGCCGCATCCTGGGCGTGCGGACGGTGTTCCTGTACGACGCGGGCGCCTACAACCCGTACGGGCTCATCGTGCCGATCGTCGCGAGCACGACGCTGCCCGGGCCCTACCGCCTCCCCGCCTATCACTGCGAGTTTCAAGCGGTGTTTACGAACAAGACGAGCGTGAGCCCCTACCGCGGCGCCGGGCGGCCGCATGGGGTGTTCGTGATGGAGCGCCTCCTGGATCGCGTGGCGCGCGAGCTCCGCCTCGACCGCGCCGAGGTGCGCCGCCGCAACCTGATCCCGCCCGACGCCTTCCCGTACGACGTCGGGCTCATCTACCAGGATCAGGCGCCGCTGCGCTACGATAGCGGCAACTACGCCGCCTGCCTCGACCGCGCGCTCGAGATGATCGACTACGCCGGCTGGCCGGCGCGGCAGCGGGCGCTGCGCGCCGAAGGCCGTCACGCCGGGCTCGGGATCGGCTGCTACGTGGAAGGGACCGGCATCGGGCCCTACGAGGGCGCGCGGGTGACCGTCGAGCCGTCGGGCCGCGTCGCCGTGGCGACCGGCGTCGGCACCCAGGGCCAGGGCCACGCGACGTCTTTCGCCCAGCTCGCCGCCGACGCGCTCGGCGTGGAGCCGAAGCACGTGATCGTGCACACCGGCGACACGGGGCTGTTCGGCTGGGGCACCGGAACGTTCGCCAGCCGCGCCGCGACGGTCGCCGGGAACGCCGTCGCGCTTGCGGCCAAGGCCGTGCGCGAAAAGGCGCAGCTCGTCGCGGCCGGCATCCTGGAAGCCCCGGCCGCGGAGATCGAGCTCGCACACGGCGCCGCGTTCGTGCGCGGGGTACCGGCCCGCTCGATTCCGCTCGGCGAGGTGGCCCTCGCCGCGAATCCGCTCCGGTTCGCGATGCCGGCGGAGTGGGACGGGCCGGGCCTGGAAGCGATCCGCTATTTCGCCCCGCCGCAGGGCACCTTCGCGAACGGCGTCCACGCCTGTATCGTCGAGGTGGACCCGGACACGGGCGCCCTGCGATTCCACAAATACGTCGTCGTGCATGACTGCGGCCGGGTGATCAACCCGACGGTGCTCGAAGGCCAGATCCACGGCGGCGTGGCGCAGGGCCTCGGCGGGGCGTTCTGGGAGCAGCTCGTCTACGACGAGCAGGCGCAGCCGCTCAGCACGACGTTTATGGACTACCTCTTGCCGACGGCGGCGGATCTGCCGCCGATCGAGGTCGACCACCTCGAGACGCCCTCGCCGCTCAACCCGCTCGGTGTGAAGGGCGCGGGCGAGGCCGGGGTGATTCCGGTGCCGGCGGTGCTGGCGCAGGCGCTCGACGACGCGCTCGCGCCGCTCGGCGTCCGCATCACCGCGATGCCGCTCAACCCGAGCCGACTGGTTCAGGTCATCACCGATGCACGGAGGTCGCCATGA
- a CDS encoding GIY-YIG nuclease family protein produces the protein MTPATRPRRTHYVYLLRCGDRTYYVGWTLDPVRRLAAHRRGRGARYTRGRGPMRIVALWRVPTLSAALRLEYRLKQLPRALKHRLAAGSTARRRHPAR, from the coding sequence GTGACTCCCGCGACGCGGCCGCGCCGCACGCACTACGTCTATCTGCTTCGCTGCGGCGACCGCACCTACTACGTTGGATGGACCCTCGACCCGGTGCGGCGCCTCGCCGCGCACCGCCGGGGCCGCGGTGCCCGCTATACGCGGGGCCGGGGCCCCATGCGGATCGTCGCGCTGTGGCGCGTGCCTACGCTGAGCGCCGCGCTGCGACTCGAGTACCGGCTCAAGCAGCTGCCGAGAGCGCTCAAGCACCGCCTCGCCGCCGGCAGTACCGCGCGCCGCAGGCATCCCGCGCGATGA
- a CDS encoding glutaredoxin family protein — protein MTVVVYGKPDCSLCDKATAILERLRAEFPHRIEHIDITQNAGLFERYRYRIPVVVVDGREIASGIVTTPALRAALGRLPRA, from the coding sequence ATGACCGTGGTGGTGTACGGGAAACCCGACTGCTCCCTCTGTGACAAGGCGACGGCGATTCTCGAGCGTCTCCGCGCGGAATTCCCCCACCGGATCGAACATATCGACATCACACAGAACGCCGGCCTGTTCGAGCGATACCGCTATCGCATTCCCGTCGTCGTGGTCGACGGACGGGAGATCGCGAGCGGCATCGTTACCACGCCGGCGCTGCGCGCCGCCCTCGGCCGGCTCCCGCGGGCCTGA
- a CDS encoding DUF302 domain-containing protein, with amino-acid sequence MALQTRYGFGTAVNLAYPEAVARTIELLKEEGFGVLTEIDVQRTLKEKLGAEFRRYVILGACNPPLAHRALQVEREIGLVLPCNVIVYEESGGSVVSVMDPMPALGMVGNEALRPIAEEASARLHRVVDKLGKA; translated from the coding sequence ATGGCACTGCAGACGCGCTATGGATTTGGCACGGCGGTGAATCTCGCCTATCCGGAGGCGGTGGCACGGACGATCGAACTCCTGAAGGAAGAAGGGTTCGGCGTCTTGACCGAGATCGACGTCCAGAGGACGCTGAAGGAAAAGCTCGGCGCGGAGTTTCGCCGGTACGTCATCCTCGGCGCCTGCAATCCCCCGCTGGCGCACCGCGCCCTCCAGGTAGAACGCGAGATCGGGCTCGTCCTGCCGTGCAACGTGATCGTGTACGAAGAGTCCGGCGGCTCCGTCGTGTCCGTGATGGATCCGATGCCGGCGCTGGGAATGGTCGGGAACGAAGCGCTGCGGCCGATCGCCGAAGAAGCGTCGGCGCGGCTGCATCGGGTGGTCGACAAGCTCGGGAAAGCCTGA
- a CDS encoding MoxR family ATPase: protein MAQAVRYPEGFGGIPQIVEILARQGYIADRELATSVHLSVVLHKPLLIEGAAGVGKTEVAKVMAQAIGTDLIRLQCYEGLDVHTALYEWNYQRQMLRIKLEEATGRPVEEKESLIFSEPFLLKRPLLQAITAERAPVLLIDEVDRADEEFEAFLLEVLSDFQVSIPEIGTIRARQVPYVVLTSNRTRELSDALRRRCLYLWMDYPNFDKELRIVHERVPGIDERLARQICGFMQLVRHAPLDKVPGVAETLDWSAALMALHRDHLDPQAITETLGCICKDQEDLVRVKSQFLRPILDAVETVEASGDGWTPERAASLAAQLPQR, encoded by the coding sequence GTGGCACAGGCGGTGCGGTACCCGGAGGGCTTCGGGGGCATCCCCCAGATCGTCGAGATCCTGGCGCGGCAGGGCTACATCGCCGACCGGGAACTTGCGACGTCGGTGCACCTGAGCGTGGTGCTGCACAAGCCGCTCCTCATCGAAGGCGCGGCCGGCGTCGGCAAGACCGAGGTCGCCAAGGTGATGGCCCAGGCGATCGGCACCGATCTGATCCGGCTGCAGTGCTACGAGGGCCTGGACGTCCACACCGCGCTGTACGAATGGAACTACCAGCGGCAGATGCTCCGCATCAAGCTCGAAGAGGCGACCGGCCGTCCGGTTGAAGAGAAGGAGTCGCTGATCTTCAGCGAGCCGTTTCTGCTGAAACGGCCGCTCCTGCAGGCGATCACGGCGGAGCGCGCGCCGGTCCTGCTGATCGACGAGGTCGACCGGGCGGACGAGGAGTTCGAGGCGTTTCTGCTCGAGGTGCTGTCGGACTTTCAGGTGAGCATTCCCGAGATCGGCACGATCCGCGCCCGGCAGGTCCCCTACGTCGTGCTCACGAGCAACCGCACGCGCGAGCTGAGCGACGCCCTGCGGCGCCGCTGCCTGTACCTCTGGATGGACTACCCGAACTTCGACAAAGAGCTCCGCATCGTCCACGAGCGGGTGCCGGGCATCGACGAGCGCCTTGCCCGGCAGATCTGCGGCTTCATGCAGCTGGTGCGTCACGCGCCGCTCGATAAGGTGCCGGGCGTGGCGGAGACACTCGACTGGAGCGCGGCGCTTATGGCGCTGCACCGCGACCACCTCGACCCACAGGCGATCACGGAAACCCTCGGCTGCATCTGCAAGGACCAGGAGGACCTCGTCCGCGTGAAGAGCCAGTTCCTCCGACCGATCCTCGACGCGGTGGAAACCGTGGAGGCGAGCGGCGATGGCTGGACGCCGGAGCGAGCCGCCTCGCTCGCAGCGCAGCTTCCCCAGCGCTGA
- a CDS encoding VWA domain-containing protein, giving the protein MRWTRPGSLAANLTLFGRRLRARGLLVGPAETGLALTALEAIDLADREAVRLALRTVLCSRAEDLPAFDEEFERFWQAPAFGPVMPGQDEEGAETDLAETAPESSRGELTVTDWAEEGSPSEDERSVPAYSPAEVRASKDFSAFSADDLEEITELIMRIARRIAMRLSRRMRAARRGERVDLRRTIRRSLQYGGDPAALVWRRRKIRKVRIVLLCDVSGSMDVYSRFLVQFVYALQGVVGRVESFFFSTSLTRVTDALAHRDIRQALAEASRHVPDWSGGTKIGVSLRSFNEQYGALIDGRTIVVIASDGWDTGDLEVLISAMRVLRERAGKVIWLNPLLGSPGYEPVTQGMAAALPFVDVFASAHNLASLRVLERHLRRPRGAHGRGSVRRAIIRALASRGGLA; this is encoded by the coding sequence GTGAGATGGACGCGGCCCGGCAGTCTCGCCGCGAACCTCACGCTGTTCGGCCGCCGGCTGCGCGCGCGCGGGCTGCTCGTGGGGCCCGCGGAAACCGGGCTCGCGCTGACCGCGCTCGAGGCGATCGATCTCGCCGACCGCGAAGCCGTCCGGCTCGCTCTCCGCACCGTCCTGTGCTCGCGGGCCGAGGATCTGCCGGCGTTCGATGAAGAGTTCGAGCGGTTCTGGCAGGCGCCGGCGTTCGGGCCGGTGATGCCGGGCCAGGACGAGGAAGGCGCCGAGACCGATCTCGCCGAGACGGCGCCCGAGAGCTCGCGCGGCGAGCTCACGGTGACGGACTGGGCGGAAGAGGGCAGTCCGTCAGAGGACGAACGGTCCGTGCCGGCCTACAGCCCTGCGGAGGTGCGCGCCTCCAAAGACTTCAGCGCGTTCTCCGCCGACGATCTCGAAGAGATCACCGAGCTGATCATGCGGATCGCCCGCCGCATCGCGATGCGTCTCTCGCGCCGGATGCGCGCGGCCCGCCGCGGGGAGCGGGTCGACCTCCGGCGCACGATCCGGCGCAGCCTGCAGTATGGCGGCGACCCGGCCGCGCTCGTCTGGCGGCGGCGGAAGATCCGCAAGGTGCGCATTGTCCTGCTCTGCGACGTCAGCGGCTCGATGGACGTCTACAGCCGTTTTCTCGTGCAGTTCGTCTACGCGCTGCAGGGCGTCGTCGGCCGCGTGGAGTCGTTCTTTTTCAGCACGTCGCTTACGCGCGTGACGGACGCCCTCGCCCACCGGGACATCCGCCAGGCGCTCGCCGAGGCATCGCGGCACGTGCCTGACTGGTCGGGCGGCACGAAAATCGGAGTATCGCTGCGGAGCTTCAACGAGCAGTACGGCGCGCTCATCGACGGGCGCACGATCGTCGTGATCGCAAGCGACGGCTGGGATACCGGCGACCTCGAGGTGTTGATCTCGGCGATGCGGGTGCTGCGCGAGCGTGCCGGCAAGGTGATCTGGCTGAATCCGCTGCTCGGCAGCCCCGGCTACGAGCCGGTCACGCAGGGGATGGCCGCGGCGCTGCCGTTCGTCGACGTCTTCGCGTCCGCGCACAATCTCGCGAGCCTGCGGGTGCTCGAACGGCATCTGCGGCGGCCGCGCGGGGCGCACGGCAGGGGATCGGTGCGCCGCGCGATCATCCGCGCGCTGGCGAGCCGGGGAGGGCTGGCATGA
- a CDS encoding XdhC family protein, translating to MKELRDILDALAEAQARGERAALGTVIRVRGSTYRREGARLLIRADGGTVGSVSGGCLEGDIAEIARDVLASGRPRLAQYDLTSDDDAVWGLGLGCNGAIDVLIEPVPGDLPARLRRAIDERRTLVLATLVAGPDGLTPGARVYLPEDGAPEGSLGDSALDTAAVAAARAQLDAHRSTLVALESSRGPADVFVEVLVPPLPLLICGAGHDTLPVVRLARELGWWVMVADSRPAFATRERFPLADEVALADDADVPKKVRIDRHTFVVVMTHNFLHDRALLRTLLQTPARYIGLLGPRARTDRLLKELAREGVPVEDGQRARLFGPVGIDLGAESPEEIALSILAEILAIHNGRRVSSLRERGGPIHARV from the coding sequence ATGAAGGAACTCAGGGACATCCTCGACGCGTTGGCCGAGGCGCAGGCGCGCGGTGAGCGCGCCGCGCTCGGCACGGTGATTCGGGTTCGCGGCTCGACGTACCGGCGCGAAGGGGCGCGCCTGCTGATCCGTGCCGACGGCGGCACGGTCGGCTCCGTCAGCGGCGGCTGCCTCGAAGGTGACATCGCGGAGATCGCGCGCGACGTGCTCGCGTCGGGCCGCCCGCGGCTCGCACAGTACGACCTCACCTCGGACGACGACGCGGTCTGGGGCCTCGGGCTCGGCTGCAACGGCGCGATCGACGTCCTGATCGAGCCGGTGCCGGGCGATCTGCCGGCGCGGCTCCGCCGCGCGATCGACGAGCGGCGGACGCTCGTGCTGGCCACGCTGGTCGCGGGTCCGGACGGGCTCACGCCCGGCGCCCGCGTCTATCTGCCGGAGGACGGAGCGCCGGAGGGATCGCTCGGCGATTCGGCGCTCGACACCGCGGCCGTGGCCGCGGCGCGCGCTCAACTCGACGCGCACCGCTCCACCCTGGTGGCGCTCGAGAGCTCGCGCGGGCCGGCCGACGTGTTCGTGGAGGTGCTGGTGCCGCCGCTGCCGTTGCTGATCTGCGGGGCGGGACACGACACCCTGCCGGTCGTCCGGCTGGCCCGCGAGCTGGGCTGGTGGGTGATGGTGGCCGACAGCCGGCCGGCCTTTGCGACCCGCGAGCGGTTCCCGCTCGCGGATGAGGTGGCGCTCGCCGACGACGCGGACGTACCGAAGAAGGTTCGGATCGACCGGCACACGTTTGTCGTGGTGATGACGCACAATTTCCTGCACGACCGGGCGCTGTTGCGGACCCTGCTCCAGACGCCGGCGCGGTACATCGGCCTGCTCGGTCCCCGCGCGCGCACCGACCGGCTGCTGAAAGAACTGGCGCGCGAGGGCGTCCCGGTGGAGGACGGCCAGCGTGCCCGGCTGTTCGGGCCGGTCGGCATCGACCTGGGGGCCGAGTCCCCGGAGGAGATCGCCCTCAGCATCCTCGCGGAAATCCTCGCCATTCACAACGGCCGGCGCGTCTCGTCGCTGCGCGAGCGCGGCGGCC